In the genome of Metabacillus litoralis, the window GGCAGAGTGGGTTATGCATGATATGCCACGAACGGAAGAAAACGGTCTTCAGCATATGACATACGGCCCTGAAAATAAAAATCAGCTATGGGATGACACCTTGATGATGACGGTTTTACCTTTGGCCAAGATCGGACGACTTTTCAATAAACAAGAATATATCGAAGAAGCGAAAAGACAATTTTTAATTCATATTAAGTATTTAAGTGACCGTAAAACAGGACTATGGTTTCACGGCTGGACTTTTGAAGAAAATCATAATTATGCTGAAGCATTATGGGGAAGAGGGAACTGCTGGATTACAATTGCTATTCCTGAATTTATCGAAATTCTCGATTTAAAAGAGGGAGATTTCTTAAGAGAATTTCTTCTTGATACATTAAAAAGACAAATTGAGGCATTAGCTGAATATCAAGATGAAAGCGGATTATGGCATACGTTAATCAATGATAAAACCTCTTATTTAGAAGCTTCTGCAACAGCTGGCTTTGCTTATGGAATCTTAAAGTCCGTTCATAAACGATATATTGGTCAAGAATATAAAGAAATGGCTTACAAAGCAATCCGTGGAATTGTGAATGAAATTAATGATGAAGGTGCTTTGCAGAAGGTATCAGTGGGAACAGGTATGGGTGATACATTAGAGTTTTATAAGGAAATCAAAACTACGACAATGCCATATGGACAATCATTAGCCGTTTTAAGCTTATCTCAATTTTTATATGAATTTTTCTAAAAAGTTGTTTCATTGAATAATAGATTTGGCTAGTGGAAGAGTGAAGCTGCTAGCTAAATCGCTTAAAAGCAAAGGAGATTAATTTCACAGGGGGATTAAAAATTGAAGAAAATCATTCCAGTAATCGTTATAGGGTTGTTATGTGTTATTTTAATCACTGGCTATAGTAAAAATGAGAACGATTCCATAGTGTTGCGGTTCGCATATGCAAGTAATAGTCAACCTGTAAAAGATGCAATGGCTGAGTTTGGAAGGTTACTTTCTGAGAAAACAAACGGAGAAGTTACGGTTGAGTATTATCCTGATAGTCAATTAGGTGGAGAACGTGAATTAATCGAATTAACGCAAACAGGGGCAGTAGATATTACAAAAGTTAGTGGATCAGCATTAGAAAGTTTTTCAGATAAATACTCCATTTTCGGATTGCCATACTTATTTGATAACGAAGAACATTTTTACCGGGTAATGGATAGTGATCTTGTTCAACCAATTTTTCAATCAACAGAAAAGTTAGGGTTTGTTGGATTAACGTATTATGATTCTGGACAAAGAAGTTTTTATATGACAGATGGACCAATTGAAAGCCCAAGCGATTTAGCAGGCAAAAAAATTAGGGTAATGCAAAGTCAAACAGCCATCAAAATGGTTCAATTACTAGGCGGATCACCAACACCGATGGATAGCGGAGAAGTGTATACTTCCTTACAGCAAGGAATTTTAGATGGTGCGGAAAATAATGAGTTTGCCATCACAGAAGCTGGACACGGTGAGGTTGCAAAATATTATTCGTATGATGAACACACAAGAGTTCCAGATATTATGGTGATGAATAAAGAAACGTTAGAAGGATTAACAAAAGAGCAACAAGAGGCTGTCTATGAAGCAGCAAAAGAATCAACAGCATTTGAAAAAGTCGTTTGGAAGGATGCAGTCGATCAAGCAAAAGAAA includes:
- a CDS encoding TRAP transporter substrate-binding protein, translating into MKKIIPVIVIGLLCVILITGYSKNENDSIVLRFAYASNSQPVKDAMAEFGRLLSEKTNGEVTVEYYPDSQLGGERELIELTQTGAVDITKVSGSALESFSDKYSIFGLPYLFDNEEHFYRVMDSDLVQPIFQSTEKLGFVGLTYYDSGQRSFYMTDGPIESPSDLAGKKIRVMQSQTAIKMVQLLGGSPTPMDSGEVYTSLQQGILDGAENNEFAITEAGHGEVAKYYSYDEHTRVPDIMVMNKETLEGLTKEQQEAVYEAAKESTAFEKVVWKDAVDQAKERSENEFGVVFNEVDKKPFQEAVQPLHDEFANNEEFKQLYADIQKLKENK
- the bglB gene encoding beta-galactosidase BglB yields the protein MTQKQALLEKTDIMNYIDVLMDNLSQIKDNTGEFLLNFDGLVVDDKSWNVWNWPQGVGLYGIFKYWKLTNSQKALTIMTDWFQARFEEGVPPKNVNTMAPLLTLAFLYEETKDQTFVPYLENWAEWVMHDMPRTEENGLQHMTYGPENKNQLWDDTLMMTVLPLAKIGRLFNKQEYIEEAKRQFLIHIKYLSDRKTGLWFHGWTFEENHNYAEALWGRGNCWITIAIPEFIEILDLKEGDFLREFLLDTLKRQIEALAEYQDESGLWHTLINDKTSYLEASATAGFAYGILKSVHKRYIGQEYKEMAYKAIRGIVNEINDEGALQKVSVGTGMGDTLEFYKEIKTTTMPYGQSLAVLSLSQFLYEFF